Proteins encoded by one window of Puntigrus tetrazona isolate hp1 chromosome 25, ASM1883169v1, whole genome shotgun sequence:
- the polg gene encoding DNA polymerase subunit gamma-1, whose amino-acid sequence MTLRLIACHRWQSFIRHGDRVRRCSTSVKPKSQQGSDQTRTNPLNIQMLSRNLQEQIFRGQTQECTDEDVERSIRHLQQHKLWGKETALLPDVELKLPQMYGNDIDEHFSLLAQKQSLPYLEAASQLQRARLPRMPKEWAWEAGWTRYGPGGERQSVGFPDEKAIVFDVEVCMEEGDCPTLAVAVSTNAWYSWCSKRLIEDRYTWSSDLMLSDLIPLETLANSTQARGGVWQERLVVGHNVSFDRSHIKEQYLLKGSRMRFLDTMSLHMAISGLTGFQRSLWMASKYGKRKGLQEVKEHMKRLGRRSEGPVIGSWDWVDISSINNLADVHALYVGGEPLKKEPRDLFVKGSMADIRTNFQDLMQYCALDVLATHEVFIQQLPLFMERCPHPVTLAGMLEMGICYLPVNQNWKRYLEDAQTTYEELQREMKKSLMILADDACQLLEDERYKNDPWLWDVDWDIQDFKQKKIPVSKKKAKLEAEAIEAAKENVPEDWNEDPGPPSEEEQAGLHPSRELLQKLKETVSYLPKRRQHLPAHPSWYRKLCVKMSEAPDWSPGASLISLQMRVTPKLMGLTWDGFPLHYTDQYGWGYLVPGRRDNLDTSEDSEGPVCPYRAIESIYKEYCERKGKEQPEYLDSSPSDDFMLMDSAVWQTVEEVSRLEVCDDEVLSTAGPSKRIKKKLNALVKNGNGECPYHNGNGPYNEVNIPGCWFFKLPHKDGNEHNVGSPFSKDFLSKMEDGTLQAGRGGTNATRALEINKMMSFWRNAQKRISSQKVVWLRKAELPRTVRRHDDFDEERQYGAILPQVITAGTVTRRAVEPTWLTASNARKDRVGSELKAMVQVPPGYHLVGADVDSQELWIAAVLGEAQFAGMHGCTAFGWMTLQGKKSQGTDLHSRTADAVGISREHAKVFNYGRIYGAGQPFAERLLMQFNHRLSQQEAASKARQMYALTKGLRRYQLSEEGEWLVTKLNLDVERAEDGSISLQDLRKISKMAAQSTTRGSKRKWNLTGQRVWAGGTESEMFNKLESIAHSGEPATPVLGCRISRALEPSAVQDEFITSRVNWVVQSSAVDYLHLMLVAMRWLFEEHEIDGRFCISIHDEVRYLVTSEDRFRAALALQITNLLTRCMFAYKLGMMDLPQSVAFFSAVDIDKCLRKEVTMDCVTPSNPTGVERRYGLKQGETLDIYQIIEITKGSLAKGKQQAPRI is encoded by the exons ATGACGCTCCGTCTGATAGCATGTCACCGGTGGCAGTCTTTTATACGTCATGGAGACCGGGTAAGACGGTGCTCCACCTCTGTGAAACCCAAATCCCAGCAGGGCTCAGATCAGACCCGCACGAACCCCCTCAACATCCAGATGCTCTCCAGGAACCTGCAGGAGCAAATATTTCGGGGTCAGACGCAGGAGTGCACAGACGAGGACGTTGAGCGCAGCATAAGACACTTGCAGCAGCATAAACTGTGGGGGAAAGAAACAGCCCTGTTGCCCGACGTGGAACTGAAGCTACCTCAGATGTACGGCAATGACATCGACGAACACTTCAGTTTACTTGCCCAAAAGCAGAGCCTTCCTTACCTAGAAGCGGCCAGTCAGCTTCAGAGAGCAAGACTTCCCAGGATGCCCAAGGAATGGGCTTGGGAAGCGGGCTGGACTCGGTACGGGCCGGGCGGAGAGCGCCAAAGTGTCGGTTTCCCTGACGAGAAAGCTATCGTGTTTGATGTGGAAGTGTGTATGGAAGAAGGAGACTGTCCTACATTAGCTGTGGCGGTCTCCACAAATGCTTG GTACTCATGGTGCAGTAAGAGGCTCATAGAGGACCGGTACACGTGGTCTAGTGACCTGATGCTCTCTGATCTCATCCCTCTGGAGACCCTAGCAAACTCCACCCAAGCGCGGGGCGGTGTATGGCAGGAGAGGCTTGTGGTTGGACACAATGTGAGCTTTGATCGGTCGCACATTAAAGAACAGTACTTATTGAAG GGCTCCAGAATGCGCTTCCTGGACACAATGAGTCTCCACATGGCGATCTCAGGTCTGACGGGATTCCAGCGCTCACTCTGGATGGCTAGCAAGTACGGCAAGAGGAAAGGGCTACAGGAAGTGAAGGAGCACATGAAGCGCCTCGGCCGAAGATCTGAGGGCCCAGTG ATTGGCTCATGGGATTGGGTTGACATCAGCAGTATTAATAACCTTGCTGATGTTCATGCTCTTTACGTGGGAGGAGAACCGTTGAAGAAAGAGCCTAGGGATCTCTTCGTTAAGGGCAGCATGGCGGACATTAGGACAAATTTTCAG GACCTGATGCAGTATTGTGCTCTTGATGTTTTGGCCACACATGAGGTCTTCATCCAACAGTTGCCTCTCTTTATGGAGCG gtGTCCTCACCCAGTGACACTTGCAGGTATGCTAGAAATGGGCATATGCTACCTTCCTGTCAATCAGAACTGGAAGCGATACTTGGAAGATGCCCAGACCACGTATGAAGAGCTgcagagagagatgaaaaaatCGTTGATGATTCTTGCTGACGATGCCTGCCAGTTATTAGAGGATGAGCG GTACAAAAATGATCCCTGGCTGTGGGACGTGGATTGGGATATTCAGGACTTCAAGCAAAAGAAAATACCGGTAAGCAAGAAGAAAGCCAAACTAGAGGCTGAAGCAATTGAAGCAGCAAAAGAAAATGTCCCTGAAGACTGGAACGAGg ACCCAGGTCCTCCTTCAGAAGAAGAGCAAGCTGGTCTACATCCCAGCAGAGAGCTATTACAGAAACTAAAAGAGACAGTCAGCTACCTGCCAAAAAGGAGACAGCACTTACCGGCCCACCCCAG CTGGTATCGTAAGCTGTGTGTGAAGATGTCTGAGGCTCCGGACTGGTCTCCTGGAGCCAGCCTCATCAGTCTGCAGATGAGGGTCACTCCTAAGCTGATGGGGCTCACATGGGACGGCTTTCCCCTGCATTACACTGACCAGTACGGCTGGGGTTACCTGGTACCAGGCCGCAGAGATAACCTGGACACATCAGAGGACAGTGAAGGACCTGTTTGTCCATACAg GGCAATTGAGAGCATCTATAAGGAGTACTGTGAGCGCAAGGGAAAGGAACAGCCCGAGTATCTGGACAGTTCACCTTCTGATGACTTCATGTTGATGGACAGTGCCGTGTGGCAGACG GTTGAAGAAGTGAGTCGACTGGaagtgtgtgatgatgaagtaCTGAGTACAGCAGGCCCATCCAAGAGAATCAAG AAAAAACTAAACGCATTAGTCAAAAATGGAAATGGTGAGTGTCCCTATCACAACGGAAATGGACCATACAATGAAGTCAACATCCCTGGATGCTGGTTCTTCAAACTGCCTCATAAG GACGGAAATGAGCACAATGTGGGTAGCCCGTTCTCGaaggacttcctgtccaaaatgGAGGACGGTACGCTTCAGGCAGGACGAGGAGGCACCAACGCCACAAGAGCGCTCGAGATCAACAAGATGATGTCATTCTGGAGAAACGCTCAAAAACGCATCAG CTCCCAAAAGGTGGTGTGGCTCCGTAAAGCAGAACTGCCGCGCACTGTCAGACG ACATGACGACTTTGACGAGGAAAGACAATACGGTGCTATTTTACCACAGGTCATCACAGCTGGAACCGTCACTCGCAGAGCCGTGGAGCCCACGTGGCTGACTGCGAGTAATGCTCGG AAAGATCGTGTAGGCAGTGAGCTGAAGGCCATGGTTCAGGTGCCTCCTGGGTATCACCTGGTGGGAGCAGATGTGGACTCTCAAGAGCTGTGGATCGCTGCCGTTCTGGGCGAAGCACAGTTTGCTGGAATGCACG GATGCACAGCGTTTGGATGGATGACGCTCCAGGGAAAGAAAAGTCAGGGCACGGATCTGCACAGCCGTACCGCAGATGCTGTGGGCATTAGCCGTGAACATGCTAAGGTCTTTAACTATGGCCGGATTTATGGGGCCGGTCAGCCGTTTGCTGAGAGATTGCTAATGCAGTTCAATCACAGGCTAAGCCAACAGGAAGCAGCTAGTAAAGCTCGACAGATGTACGCACTTACAAAAGGACTGCGAAG ATATCAGCTCTCTGAGGAAGGGGAATGGTTGGTAACGAAGCTGAACCTGGATGTGGAAAGAGCCGAGGACGGCAGCATCTCACTCCAGGATTTGCGTAAAATCTCCAAAATGGCAGCTCAAAG TACCACCAGAGGGAGCAAGAGGAAGTGGAATCTCACGGGGCAGCGTGTGTGGGCAGGCGGTACAGAATCAGAGATGTTTAATAAGCTGGAAAGCATCGCCCACTCCGGGGAACCAGCCACTCCAGTGCTTGGCTGCAGGATTTCCAGAGCACTAGAACCTTCTGCTGTTCAGGATGAG TTCATTACCAGCAGAGTAAACTGGGTGGTCCAGAGTTCAGCGGTGGACTATCTCCATCTAATGCTGGTGGCCATGCGGTGGCTGTTTGAAGAACACGAAATTGACGGGCGCTTCTGCATCAGCATTCACGATGAGGTGCGTTATCTGGTAACGAGCGAAGATCGTTTCAGAGCTGCGCTGGCCCTGCAGATCACCAACCTGCTCACCAG GTGCATGTTCGCCTATAAACTGGGAATGATGGACTTGCCGCAGTCAGTGGCTTTTTTCAGTGCGGTGGACATCGATAAGTGCTTACGGAAGGAAGTGACCATGGACTGCGTGACTCCATCCAACCCCACAGGAGTGGAGCGGAGATACGGGCTAAAACAAG GTGAGACGCTGGACATTTATCAGATTATAGAGATCACCAAAGGGTCATTGGCCAAAGGAAAACAGCAAGCTCCAAGGATATAA